From Pseudorca crassidens isolate mPseCra1 chromosome 15, mPseCra1.hap1, whole genome shotgun sequence, one genomic window encodes:
- the DBNDD2 gene encoding dysbindin domain-containing protein 2: MDPNPRAALERQQLRLRERQKFFEDILQPETEFVFPLSHLHLESHRPPIGSISSMEVNVDTLEQVELIDLGDQDGADVFLPCEDPPPTPQTSGVDDRPEELSLPMPTADRTTSRTFSSSSDSSTNPHSPDVSDGGADTPLAQSDEEEDGGDGGAEPGACS, encoded by the exons ATGGACCCAAATCCGCGGGCAGCCCTGGAGCGCCAGCAGCTCCGCCTTCGGGAGCGGCAGAAATTCTTTGAGGACATTTTACAGCCTGAGACAGAGTTTGTCTTCCCCCTGTCCCACCTGCATCTCGAGTCGCACAGAC CCCCCATAGGTAGTATCTCATCCATGGAGGTGAATGTGGACACACTTGAGCAAGTGGAACTTATCGACCTGGGGGATCAGGACGGAGCTGACGTGTTCTTGCCTTGCGAAGATCCTCCACCGACCCCCCAGACATCTG GGGTGGACGACCGTCCCGAGGAGCTGAGCCTGCCAATGCCTACGGCAGACAGGACCACATCCCGCACTTTCTCCTCGTCCTCTGACTCCTCCACCAATCCGCACAGCCCGGATGTCAGTGATGGCGGAGCAGACACGCCCTTGGCACAGTCTGACGAGGAGGAGGATGGGGGAGATGGCGGGGCAGAGCCTGGAGCCTGCAGCTAG